One part of the Arachidicoccus terrestris genome encodes these proteins:
- a CDS encoding 23S rRNA (pseudouridine(1915)-N(3))-methyltransferase RlmH, which yields MKIQLWSVGKPHDRQLSASIEEFTVRLRKYYPAEWFIIAPPKHAASLQIADLKKQEGELVLNQLQATDFLVLLDEKGKMLSSIDLAAFIEQRATESTKRIVFLIGGAFGVDEPVRKRAQMVWSLSKLVFPHMLVRLILAEQLYRACSIIRGEKYHHI from the coding sequence ATGAAAATTCAATTATGGTCTGTTGGGAAACCGCATGACCGCCAGCTATCTGCCAGTATTGAAGAATTTACGGTCCGGCTCCGAAAATATTATCCGGCCGAATGGTTTATTATTGCCCCGCCGAAGCATGCGGCATCCTTACAGATAGCCGATCTGAAAAAACAGGAAGGAGAGCTCGTTTTAAATCAGTTGCAAGCAACAGACTTTCTGGTATTATTGGACGAAAAAGGGAAAATGCTCAGTTCTATTGATCTGGCTGCGTTTATTGAACAAAGAGCCACGGAAAGTACCAAAAGGATTGTATTTTTGATCGGCGGTGCCTTTGGCGTAGATGAGCCGGTCAGAAAAAGAGCCCAGATGGTCTGGAGCCTCTCCAAACTGGTTTTTCCGCATATGCTCGTCCGGCTGATTTTGGCGGAGCAGCTCTATAGAGCCTGCAGTATTATTCGGGGAGAAAAATATCATCACATCTAA